From the Leptospira sp. WS60.C2 genome, one window contains:
- a CDS encoding NfeD family protein, which translates to MDLILANTPYLWIFIGIILLFSEFLLPGTFVMFLGVGAIFTGILSRLVPLEFYTEVVVWVVSSLISILLGGSLIKKFFKSESSVDPFIKDDYLNQIVPVEIDVLVNRHGGKIKFQGTVWDAISKDSKIPKGEYVRIISRENLTFTVERVDS; encoded by the coding sequence TTGGATTTAATTTTGGCAAACACACCTTATCTTTGGATCTTCATTGGGATCATCCTTCTTTTCTCAGAATTCTTATTGCCCGGAACGTTTGTCATGTTTTTAGGAGTGGGTGCCATTTTTACGGGAATCCTCTCGCGCCTAGTGCCTTTGGAATTTTACACCGAAGTGGTTGTATGGGTGGTTTCCAGTTTGATTTCAATCCTACTTGGAGGATCCCTCATCAAAAAGTTTTTTAAATCCGAATCGAGTGTGGATCCGTTTATCAAAGATGACTATTTAAACCAAATCGTACCTGTTGAAATTGATGTCTTAGTAAATCGCCATGGAGGCAAAATTAAGTTCCAAGGAACTGTTTGGGATGCCATTTCGAAAGATTCAAAGATTCCGAAAGGGGAATATGTTCGTATCATCTCAAGAGAAAATCTTACCTTCACCGTGGAAAGAGTCGATTCATAA
- a CDS encoding heme-binding domain-containing protein encodes MKRILYLLFAVFLFFQLFPVSRENPPVTSEIVTSQEVKNILKRSCYDCHSNETIWPAYSYVFPVSYLVTNHVTEGREELNFSEFGNLPERKQNKKIYEVWEQVEEGEMPPKDYLLLHPSARLSEKDKEVLKNWANQSSGDSE; translated from the coding sequence GTGAAACGAATTTTGTATCTGCTTTTTGCTGTGTTCCTGTTCTTTCAATTGTTCCCTGTGAGTCGTGAAAACCCACCTGTGACTTCTGAAATTGTTACTTCACAGGAAGTGAAAAACATTCTAAAACGTAGCTGTTATGATTGCCATTCCAACGAGACCATTTGGCCAGCTTATTCTTACGTGTTTCCTGTTTCTTATCTTGTTACAAACCATGTAACGGAAGGAAGAGAAGAATTGAATTTCTCAGAATTCGGAAATCTACCAGAACGCAAACAAAACAAAAAGATCTATGAAGTTTGGGAACAAGTTGAGGAAGGGGAAATGCCACCAAAAGACTATCTTCTTCTGCATCCAAGTGCCCGATTGTCTGAAAAGGACAAAGAAGTATTAAAAAATTGGGCGAACCAGTCCAGTGGGGATTCCGAATGA
- the argH gene encoding argininosuccinate lyase, giving the protein MKEKKLWGGRFDAAPSSLMIRIGESISFDKELYSHDIEGSISHSRMLKRIGILTESEQRKIETGLIQIKKEIDSGKFEFKIENEDIHMSIESRLTELLGDLGKKLHTGRSRNDQVSQDVRLYIKAEIQSILVLVLDLLTVWVKKAEAHTKTIIPGYTHLQIAQPIRASHYFLSHFWANVRDFEDFYSAYLRADELVLGSGALAGVNYQTDREFLRKDLNLSRSSENSMDAVSQRDHIFKFLFASTQFMIHVSRFCEEIILYTSQEFSYFKLPDHLTTGSSIMPQKKNPDVAELIRGKAGRVMGNLTHLLVMLKGTPLSYNRDFQEDKIPLFDTVKQIKICTEGIRDMVSGIQIFPENATRSLRNGFATATDLADWLVSAKGIPFRSAHEIVGELVKHCSAKGYDLFNIPSGERGQIHAVLTDPGYEAAISLETSCDKKDVYGGTALPRQKEQIKKAKAKLNELTKILKSIESKGKKTL; this is encoded by the coding sequence ATGAAAGAAAAAAAATTATGGGGAGGGCGATTTGATGCCGCTCCATCCTCTCTCATGATTCGCATCGGTGAATCCATTAGTTTCGATAAGGAATTGTATTCGCATGATATTGAAGGTTCGATTTCTCATTCTAGAATGTTAAAACGAATCGGAATATTAACTGAATCGGAACAACGTAAGATTGAAACAGGTCTCATTCAAATCAAAAAAGAAATCGATTCAGGAAAATTTGAATTTAAAATCGAAAATGAAGACATTCACATGTCGATTGAATCTCGCCTAACAGAGCTTCTTGGCGATTTAGGAAAAAAACTCCATACAGGAAGAAGCCGTAACGACCAGGTTTCCCAAGATGTTCGTTTGTATATAAAAGCAGAGATTCAATCCATTTTGGTTTTGGTTTTGGATTTACTCACAGTTTGGGTAAAAAAAGCTGAAGCTCATACAAAAACGATCATTCCTGGTTATACGCATTTACAGATTGCACAGCCCATTCGTGCCTCTCATTATTTTCTTTCTCATTTTTGGGCCAATGTTCGTGATTTTGAGGATTTTTATTCTGCGTATCTTAGGGCGGACGAACTTGTGTTAGGTTCCGGAGCCTTAGCAGGTGTGAATTACCAAACAGATAGGGAATTTTTAAGAAAGGATTTAAATTTAAGCAGGTCTTCCGAAAATTCCATGGATGCTGTGAGCCAAAGGGACCATATCTTCAAATTTCTTTTTGCCTCCACTCAATTTATGATCCATGTGTCTCGTTTTTGTGAGGAAATCATATTGTATACTTCGCAAGAATTCAGTTATTTTAAATTACCTGATCACTTAACCACTGGTTCGTCGATTATGCCTCAGAAAAAAAATCCAGATGTGGCAGAGCTCATTCGTGGCAAAGCAGGTCGAGTGATGGGGAACTTAACCCATTTACTTGTGATGCTAAAGGGAACACCTCTCTCCTACAATAGAGATTTCCAGGAAGACAAAATCCCGCTGTTTGATACCGTAAAACAAATCAAAATTTGTACGGAAGGCATTCGAGATATGGTTTCTGGAATCCAAATTTTTCCAGAAAATGCCACAAGAAGTTTACGAAACGGTTTTGCGACAGCGACCGATCTTGCCGATTGGCTTGTGAGTGCAAAAGGCATTCCATTCCGTTCGGCACATGAGATTGTCGGAGAACTTGTGAAACATTGCTCCGCAAAAGGATATGACCTTTTCAACATTCCCAGTGGAGAACGCGGGCAAATCCATGCAGTCCTCACGGACCCAGGTTACGAGGCGGCGATTTCACTCGAAACATCCTGTGATAAAAAAGATGTGTATGGGGGAACGGCACTCCCTCGCCAAAAAGAACAGATCAAAAAAGCCAAAGCGAAACTAAACGAATTGACCAAAATCTTAAAATCAATAGAATCCAAAGGTAAAAAAACATTATGA
- a CDS encoding peptidylprolyl isomerase: MKPISCFPIQSLALGFLLFSQTVFCSDQTFKKITYEPISYSPTKVLVKRVDQTTVKLPEKPAIYAVIQTTQGDLILELYDQAAPKTVQNFIDLAQGEKNFTTEKGSERRPFYDGLKFHRVIENFMAQGGCPRGDGTGGPGFQFEDEINGKALGLDKLKIKDAPQYQAQLQRAVLSEFNIRSRQEFEEKRTEVEKAYQEAMELPVLEVLHRVGYRYNEVVPSKKATRGALAMANAGPNTNGSQFFINQVDTPHLDGLHTVFGFLITGYDVLDRIIEKGNLQTTIRKVLILDKRQ; this comes from the coding sequence ATGAAACCAATTTCCTGTTTTCCTATTCAATCCCTCGCTCTTGGCTTTTTACTTTTTAGTCAAACTGTGTTTTGCAGTGACCAAACCTTTAAAAAGATTACTTACGAACCAATTAGTTATTCTCCTACCAAAGTATTGGTCAAACGTGTTGACCAAACAACTGTAAAACTCCCTGAGAAACCAGCCATTTACGCTGTCATACAGACGACTCAAGGAGATCTTATTCTTGAGTTGTATGACCAAGCAGCACCCAAAACAGTGCAAAACTTCATTGATCTAGCCCAAGGGGAAAAGAATTTCACAACAGAAAAAGGTTCCGAAAGACGCCCGTTTTACGATGGTTTAAAATTCCATCGTGTGATTGAAAACTTTATGGCGCAAGGTGGTTGTCCGAGAGGAGACGGAACTGGGGGCCCAGGATTTCAATTTGAAGATGAAATCAATGGTAAGGCACTTGGGTTAGACAAACTAAAAATCAAAGATGCACCCCAGTATCAAGCCCAATTACAGAGAGCTGTTTTATCTGAGTTTAACATTCGTTCCCGACAAGAGTTTGAAGAAAAAAGAACCGAAGTGGAAAAAGCCTACCAAGAAGCGATGGAATTGCCTGTTTTGGAAGTGTTACACCGCGTAGGATACCGTTACAATGAAGTGGTTCCGAGTAAAAAAGCAACACGTGGTGCGCTTGCTATGGCAAATGCTGGACCTAATACTAATGGTTCCCAATTTTTTATCAACCAAGTGGATACACCGCATCTGGATGGTTTACACACTGTCTTTGGTTTTTTGATCACTGGGTATGATGTGCTTGACCGAATCATTGAAAAGGGTAATTTGCAAACAACGATTCGTAAGGTTCTCATTTTAGACAAACGACAATGA
- the fliM gene encoding flagellar motor switch protein FliM produces the protein MTEILSQDEIDALLNAISSGEVSEDEYSSVGEQKKVKIYDFKRPDKFSKDQIRTLQMMHETFARLATTGLSAQLRALVVVHVASVDQLTYEEFIRSIPNPTTLAVINMDPLRGSAILEIDPSISFTIIDRLFGGKGESSKVNRELSDIELSVMEGIIVRILGNLRESWSTVIDLRPRLGNIETNPQFAQVVPPNDMVVLITLETKVGEVEGMTNLCIPYITIEPIINKLSAQYWYSSIRKGEVDENRAVIQERLDQVKIPLISEVGSVDISLNDLMNLHVGDVIKLENTPIKSDLMVKVGDRSKFKATPGRVGNRLAIQIGDSIEDIPDELLGSTRSEQEY, from the coding sequence ATGACGGAAATCCTTTCCCAAGACGAAATTGATGCCCTGTTAAATGCCATCTCTTCCGGAGAGGTGTCTGAGGATGAATATTCTTCCGTCGGGGAACAGAAAAAAGTCAAAATTTACGATTTCAAACGTCCGGATAAATTTTCAAAAGACCAAATTCGTACTTTGCAGATGATGCACGAAACCTTTGCGCGTTTGGCAACCACGGGTCTTTCTGCTCAGCTTCGAGCCCTTGTTGTTGTACACGTGGCTTCCGTGGATCAGTTGACCTATGAAGAGTTCATTCGTTCCATTCCGAATCCTACAACACTTGCCGTGATCAACATGGACCCACTCCGCGGGTCTGCTATTTTAGAAATTGACCCATCCATTTCCTTTACAATCATCGATCGTCTGTTTGGTGGTAAGGGAGAGTCTTCCAAAGTGAATAGGGAACTTTCCGATATCGAGTTATCGGTAATGGAAGGGATCATTGTTCGGATTCTAGGGAACTTACGGGAATCATGGTCAACGGTGATTGACTTACGTCCAAGACTTGGAAACATCGAAACGAACCCGCAATTTGCGCAAGTCGTTCCTCCCAATGACATGGTGGTATTAATTACTCTCGAAACAAAAGTGGGAGAAGTAGAAGGGATGACGAACCTTTGTATTCCCTACATCACCATTGAACCAATCATCAATAAACTTTCGGCGCAGTATTGGTATTCCTCTATTCGAAAAGGGGAAGTAGACGAAAACCGTGCCGTGATCCAAGAACGTCTCGACCAGGTAAAAATCCCTCTCATCTCGGAAGTGGGAAGTGTGGACATTTCCTTAAATGATCTTATGAATTTACATGTAGGTGACGTGATCAAACTCGAAAACACTCCAATCAAATCGGACCTGATGGTGAAAGTGGGAGATCGTAGTAAGTTCAAAGCCACACCAGGTCGTGTGGGAAACCGTCTTGCCATCCAAATTGGTGATAGCATCGAAGACATTCCAGACGAACTCCTCGGATCAACCCGTTCGGAACAAGAATACTAA
- a CDS encoding ectonucleotide pyrophosphatase/phosphodiesterase encodes MKDLFQNLLTLNCIVISLCLSFGILVTGLEAGPKKLQKSNPKSKQIHTIRQTIVLSIDGFPAYYWTDPKYHSYFPHLAEIFRNYGVSEIETVNPSVTYPAHTSMVTGKDPAEHGIWNNTLSDPFEKNDGGWMWYAEDILVPTLWDLAKQNQKTTGNVFWPVTVGADIQWNLPQYWRKKIPEDDKLLRAISTKNLHKEAELAVGAPLNDVAKDEIKLKTANWLYHIKKPNLLLVYTTDLDTYHHGFGPGSEKALARLTELDKAIFEFLKSVGAFTKKGPAIVIVSDHGFDSADSICAPNVLLKQKGYIHEESGNYQLTFKSSGGTSILLPGSGKAVSKEEIRNLVSEIQTLCPGAEWISSDKELLGEDQGARNEWEPSIASKIHPQALGLFRTSVSLFFSGTRKGEIYQKSQTKIYGHGYWNQKPEMKTIGFVYDPRGNKHKLQSLKEIYGIVQSMLDLREKKEKGSRFSTKP; translated from the coding sequence TTGAAAGATCTTTTTCAGAATCTTTTGACTCTGAATTGTATTGTCATTTCCCTTTGCCTTTCTTTTGGAATTCTTGTTACTGGGTTAGAAGCAGGTCCGAAGAAGCTTCAGAAATCGAATCCTAAATCTAAACAAATTCACACCATTCGCCAAACCATTGTTCTATCGATTGATGGGTTTCCCGCCTATTATTGGACAGATCCGAAGTATCATTCCTATTTCCCTCATTTAGCAGAAATATTTCGAAACTATGGAGTTTCGGAAATTGAAACGGTGAATCCTTCTGTTACCTATCCTGCGCATACCTCTATGGTCACAGGAAAAGACCCAGCGGAACATGGAATTTGGAACAATACCTTGTCTGATCCCTTTGAAAAAAATGATGGGGGTTGGATGTGGTATGCAGAAGACATTCTTGTTCCCACCCTTTGGGATCTTGCCAAACAAAATCAGAAAACAACAGGCAATGTGTTTTGGCCTGTGACTGTCGGGGCCGATATCCAATGGAATTTGCCACAATACTGGCGTAAAAAAATCCCAGAAGATGATAAACTCCTCCGTGCGATCTCGACAAAAAACTTACACAAAGAAGCAGAACTGGCTGTTGGTGCTCCATTGAACGATGTCGCAAAAGACGAGATCAAATTGAAAACGGCAAACTGGTTATATCATATCAAAAAGCCCAATTTACTCCTTGTCTACACAACGGATTTGGACACCTACCACCATGGTTTTGGACCAGGCTCTGAAAAGGCTCTCGCTCGTTTGACTGAACTAGATAAAGCCATTTTTGAATTTTTAAAATCCGTCGGTGCCTTCACAAAGAAGGGACCCGCCATTGTGATCGTTTCAGATCATGGATTTGATTCGGCGGACTCCATTTGTGCACCGAATGTTTTATTAAAACAAAAAGGCTATATCCATGAGGAATCAGGGAACTACCAACTTACCTTTAAGAGTTCTGGCGGAACTTCGATTTTACTTCCTGGTTCAGGTAAAGCCGTTTCCAAAGAAGAAATCCGCAACCTGGTTTCAGAAATTCAGACACTCTGTCCTGGAGCAGAATGGATTTCTTCCGACAAAGAATTGTTAGGGGAAGATCAGGGTGCAAGGAATGAATGGGAACCTTCGATTGCCTCCAAAATTCATCCTCAAGCACTTGGACTTTTTCGAACCTCAGTTTCTCTTTTTTTTAGTGGAACCAGAAAAGGGGAAATTTACCAAAAATCCCAAACCAAAATCTATGGCCATGGGTATTGGAATCAAAAACCTGAAATGAAAACGATTGGCTTTGTGTATGATCCAAGAGGCAACAAACACAAATTGCAATCGTTAAAAGAAATTTATGGAATCGTACAATCAATGTTAGACCTGAGAGAGAAAAAAGAGAAAGGGTCTCGTTTTTCCACAAAACCCTGA
- a CDS encoding type 1 glutamine amidotransferase domain-containing protein translates to MKKVLFVLTSHGEKGNAGSTGYHLGEVAHPWKVLHDAGVEIDLVSPKGGEPPVDGFDLEDIANREFWNHPVYKEKRIHTKSPKQIQASDYSAIYFAGGHGTMWDFPNNVELQNLTRTIYESGGIVGAVCHGPSALINVTLSNGSKLIAGKRVNGFSNEEESIVKLEGVVPFLLEDKLIAAGGKYFKSAPWHSHVEVDERIVTGQNPQSAKAVGEAILSLLKK, encoded by the coding sequence ATGAAGAAAGTATTATTTGTTTTAACGAGCCATGGAGAAAAAGGGAATGCAGGCTCCACTGGTTACCATTTAGGGGAAGTTGCCCACCCATGGAAGGTCTTACATGATGCCGGTGTGGAAATAGACTTGGTCAGTCCTAAAGGAGGAGAACCACCTGTAGATGGTTTTGATTTAGAAGACATCGCCAATCGCGAATTTTGGAACCACCCAGTATACAAAGAAAAACGAATCCATACCAAGTCCCCAAAACAAATCCAAGCAAGTGATTACTCTGCAATTTACTTTGCTGGTGGACACGGTACAATGTGGGACTTCCCAAATAATGTAGAACTCCAAAACCTTACACGAACCATTTATGAATCTGGTGGGATTGTGGGAGCCGTTTGTCACGGTCCATCGGCACTGATCAACGTCACTTTGTCCAATGGCTCTAAACTCATCGCTGGAAAACGAGTGAATGGATTTTCCAATGAGGAAGAAAGTATTGTCAAACTTGAAGGTGTGGTTCCCTTTTTATTGGAAGACAAACTGATTGCCGCTGGGGGAAAGTATTTCAAATCTGCACCTTGGCACTCTCATGTGGAAGTAGATGAACGGATTGTAACAGGTCAAAATCCGCAGTCAGCTAAGGCTGTGGGAGAGGCAATTCTCAGTCTTTTAAAAAAATAA
- a CDS encoding LysR family transcriptional regulator, whose translation MNPIELYQSFYCIYREKNLTKAGKILGLSQPALSLHLQFLERHRKEVLFRRTSRDLVPTEAAKRLYVQIAGPIEALQRIEWQLKPKEAIRKLKLGSPREIFLETILPNLSKTGESFQVQYGHPTGLLDSLKNEEIDLVISNQKLNVTGILLEDLYKEKFVFVTSKSICLEGDFPFHLHTKPKMEMIQTWMENQHWFVYSEDFAIVRRFWKINFDSRPKLKEYSVLPNLHDIKTALEFGRGVSVLPTYLLGKKSTLYTNEKDVYGFENQLYLVSRVEDVDFLEEKFQKFSKWMNS comes from the coding sequence ATGAATCCTATTGAATTGTATCAAAGTTTTTATTGCATTTATAGGGAGAAGAATTTAACCAAGGCAGGAAAAATCCTTGGTTTGTCCCAACCAGCACTCAGTCTCCACTTACAATTTCTTGAGAGGCATAGAAAAGAAGTATTGTTTCGTCGAACATCCAGAGATTTGGTACCAACCGAAGCCGCCAAACGGTTGTATGTTCAAATAGCTGGTCCCATTGAAGCTTTGCAAAGAATTGAATGGCAATTAAAACCAAAAGAAGCGATCCGCAAACTCAAATTAGGTTCTCCAAGAGAGATTTTTTTAGAAACAATTTTGCCTAATCTCTCCAAAACCGGAGAAAGTTTTCAAGTTCAATACGGTCATCCAACGGGTCTCTTAGATTCGTTGAAAAATGAAGAAATTGATTTAGTGATCAGCAATCAAAAGTTAAATGTTACTGGTATTCTATTGGAGGATTTGTATAAGGAAAAATTTGTATTTGTTACATCGAAATCCATATGTTTGGAGGGGGATTTCCCATTTCACTTGCATACAAAACCCAAAATGGAAATGATTCAAACATGGATGGAAAACCAACATTGGTTTGTCTACAGTGAGGATTTTGCAATTGTTCGCAGATTTTGGAAAATAAACTTTGATTCTCGACCAAAATTAAAAGAATATTCCGTTTTACCGAACCTTCACGATATCAAAACCGCATTGGAATTTGGGAGAGGTGTTTCTGTTTTACCTACCTATTTGCTTGGAAAAAAATCAACATTGTATACGAACGAAAAAGATGTATATGGATTTGAGAACCAATTATATCTAGTTAGCCGAGTTGAGGATGTTGACTTTTTGGAAGAAAAATTTCAAAAATTTAGCAAATGGATGAACAGTTAA
- a CDS encoding ferredoxin translates to MRKAYVDKDNCTSCNQCADNLPKYFMMDEDDLSQTHISGSSINDAMIPEEDEKKVQKEMDECPGECIHWKKH, encoded by the coding sequence ATGAGAAAGGCTTATGTAGACAAAGACAATTGTACTTCTTGTAACCAATGTGCAGATAATTTACCAAAATACTTTATGATGGATGAGGATGATTTGTCCCAAACCCACATCAGTGGATCTTCGATTAACGATGCGATGATTCCAGAAGAAGATGAAAAAAAAGTGCAGAAAGAAATGGATGAATGCCCAGGCGAATGCATCCACTGGAAAAAACACTAA
- a CDS encoding SemiSWEET transporter, with the protein METLIGYIAAFLTTVSFLPQVLRVVMTKQTRDISRNMYVMFFLGVVLWFIYGIMRSDFPIILANVVTLFFVTIILYYKLNEGKET; encoded by the coding sequence ATGGAAACCCTCATCGGTTATATTGCTGCATTTTTAACGACCGTTTCCTTTTTACCACAAGTCTTACGTGTGGTGATGACCAAACAAACTAGAGATATTAGTCGGAACATGTACGTCATGTTTTTTTTGGGTGTGGTGTTGTGGTTTATCTATGGGATTATGCGTTCCGATTTTCCCATCATTCTTGCAAACGTTGTCACTTTATTTTTCGTCACCATCATTCTATACTATAAATTAAACGAAGGGAAAGAAACATGA
- the queF gene encoding preQ(1) synthase, with protein MSEKKSESSYEDKQDHIPSWTTPPIEWFANVYAGKEYNVEFTIPEFTAVCPKTGLPDFGTIFIEYIPRDKCAELKSLKEYMMSYRNVGIFHENVVNKILEDFVKAVDPIYVKVIGDYNVRGGVKTIVKREYKA; from the coding sequence ATGTCGGAAAAAAAATCAGAATCTTCTTACGAGGACAAACAAGACCACATCCCGTCTTGGACAACCCCACCGATCGAGTGGTTTGCCAATGTCTATGCTGGCAAAGAATACAATGTCGAATTCACTATCCCAGAATTCACAGCAGTTTGCCCCAAAACGGGTCTACCTGACTTTGGAACGATTTTTATTGAATACATTCCCAGGGACAAATGTGCCGAACTCAAATCCTTAAAAGAATACATGATGTCTTACCGAAATGTGGGGATTTTTCATGAGAATGTGGTGAATAAAATCCTAGAAGACTTTGTCAAAGCCGTTGATCCCATATATGTAAAAGTCATTGGGGATTATAATGTTCGCGGTGGAGTCAAAACCATCGTAAAACGAGAGTACAAAGCTTAA
- the guaA gene encoding glutamine-hydrolyzing GMP synthase, whose amino-acid sequence MKSDKKIAVVDFGGQYAHLIASRIRRLGAYTEILSNEEPLSNYESYVGIILSGGPSSVYDPGAPLLPNGFFDLSVPILGICYGHQLMMKSLGGEVVSAKTKEYGPAILEIENPKSDLSRSLSLKTKVWMSHGDEVVRLPKDFAVVAKSDNCEYAFVSHTSRKLFGIQFHPEVTHSEEGEILLKNFVELCGASGTWSISHFLEEQIQSLQKKVPTGKNVFLLVSGGVDSSVAYLLLAKALGKDRVKGLLVDTGFMRKNEVKDLMDNLHQVGFDLTIWDESAVFYKHLGSEFEPEKKRRIVGDLFLEAQGKATTSLGLDAEHWLLGQGTIYPDTIESGGTKHSHKIKTHHNRVPQIEALIREGKIVEPIADLYKDEVRELGRVLGLPERWIERHPFPGPGLVVRMIASPKTNPPKIDFANLTTKSLKSEIQILPILSVGVQGDQRSYAHCAVLNDFTDDWKELDQLSVEITNTKKEINRVVFAPGITHFDREFCYTKLTLDKEHSDILRDADAIVNQILYDEKIHKDIWQMPVVLVPVGLRENSYGVVLRPVESTEAMTANFYQMHRNILARITKELLELPTISLVMYDLTHKPPGTIEWE is encoded by the coding sequence ATGAAAAGTGATAAAAAAATCGCAGTCGTCGATTTCGGCGGCCAATATGCTCACCTGATTGCCTCTCGTATTCGAAGACTAGGAGCCTATACGGAAATCCTTTCCAATGAAGAACCTCTTTCTAACTATGAGTCCTATGTAGGAATCATCTTGTCTGGTGGCCCAAGTAGCGTATATGACCCAGGAGCTCCGCTTCTTCCAAATGGTTTTTTTGATCTATCTGTTCCTATCCTTGGGATTTGTTATGGCCACCAACTCATGATGAAGTCTCTTGGAGGGGAAGTTGTCTCAGCCAAAACGAAAGAATACGGTCCCGCCATCCTAGAAATTGAAAATCCCAAATCAGATTTGTCTCGGTCGCTCTCCCTCAAAACAAAAGTTTGGATGAGCCATGGGGATGAAGTGGTGCGACTCCCAAAAGACTTTGCGGTTGTGGCAAAGTCAGACAATTGTGAGTATGCATTTGTTTCTCATACTTCCAGAAAACTGTTTGGGATTCAATTCCATCCAGAAGTGACGCACTCAGAAGAAGGAGAAATTTTACTCAAAAACTTTGTCGAGTTATGTGGTGCTTCGGGCACTTGGAGTATCTCTCATTTTTTAGAAGAACAAATCCAAAGTTTACAAAAAAAAGTGCCTACTGGAAAAAACGTATTTTTACTCGTTTCTGGGGGAGTGGACTCGTCGGTTGCTTACTTGTTACTTGCCAAAGCTCTGGGAAAAGATCGGGTCAAAGGACTCCTTGTAGATACAGGATTTATGCGAAAAAATGAAGTGAAAGACCTTATGGATAACCTCCACCAGGTTGGTTTTGATCTTACCATTTGGGATGAAAGCGCAGTTTTTTATAAACACTTAGGATCGGAATTTGAACCGGAGAAAAAACGAAGGATCGTTGGGGATTTATTTTTAGAAGCACAAGGAAAAGCCACTACATCGCTTGGACTTGACGCCGAACATTGGTTACTTGGACAAGGAACCATCTATCCAGACACCATCGAGTCCGGGGGAACCAAACATTCTCATAAAATTAAAACCCACCACAATCGTGTCCCGCAAATCGAAGCTTTGATCCGTGAGGGAAAGATTGTAGAACCAATTGCAGATCTTTATAAAGACGAGGTGAGGGAACTTGGGCGAGTGTTGGGTCTTCCTGAACGATGGATTGAACGCCATCCTTTCCCGGGACCAGGTCTCGTCGTGCGAATGATCGCAAGTCCAAAAACAAATCCACCTAAGATAGATTTTGCGAACTTAACGACAAAATCACTCAAATCAGAAATCCAAATTTTACCAATCCTTTCTGTTGGTGTACAAGGGGACCAAAGAAGTTACGCTCACTGTGCTGTGCTCAATGATTTTACCGATGATTGGAAGGAATTGGATCAATTGTCAGTTGAGATTACCAATACCAAAAAAGAAATCAACCGTGTGGTATTTGCTCCTGGCATTACCCATTTTGATCGGGAATTTTGTTATACAAAACTTACTTTGGACAAAGAACACTCTGATATTTTACGAGATGCGGATGCAATCGTGAACCAAATCCTATACGACGAAAAGATCCACAAAGACATTTGGCAAATGCCGGTGGTTCTTGTTCCAGTGGGATTACGAGAAAATTCCTATGGAGTGGTTTTACGTCCCGTGGAATCGACAGAAGCGATGACGGCCAATTTTTATCAGATGCATCGAAATATTTTAGCAAGAATCACAAAGGAACTTTTGGAGTTACCAACCATTTCTCTTGTGATGTATGATCTCACTCACAAACCCCCTGGCACCATTGAATGGGAATAG